A single window of Halanaerobiaceae bacterium ANBcell28 DNA harbors:
- a CDS encoding JAB domain-containing protein, which translates to MKQVSIRLVREGELDYGVDRLKSPADAAKVLRKYIGDSDREMFVVICLDIKNQLNSIHTVSIGTLTSSLTHPRETFKTAILSNAAAIIIGHNHPSGIPNPSKDDIEITRKIEKA; encoded by the coding sequence ATGAAGCAAGTTAGTATTAGGTTAGTTAGAGAGGGAGAATTGGATTATGGAGTTGATAGGCTTAAGTCACCTGCTGATGCAGCTAAAGTTTTACGGAAGTACATAGGAGATAGTGATCGTGAAATGTTTGTTGTTATCTGCCTGGATATCAAGAATCAGTTGAATTCTATTCATACTGTTAGTATTGGTACTTTAACTTCTTCTTTGACACATCCCAGGGAAACCTTTAAGACAGCTATATTATCCAATGCAGCAGCTATTATAATTGGGCATAATCATCCATCGGGTATTCCAAATCCTAGCAAGGATGATATAGAGATTACCAGGAAGATAGAGAAAGCATAG
- a CDS encoding N-acetylmuramoyl-L-alanine amidase yields METLYFPGSVKDENLAEKILFNLIDKLKRTDRGIKSRNDLFVLRYTTMPAVLVECGFLSNSEERELLCDDNYRDDLVAAIFCGISKYFKI; encoded by the coding sequence ATAGAAACATTATATTTTCCTGGAAGTGTTAAAGATGAGAACTTAGCTGAAAAGATTCTTTTTAATTTAATAGATAAATTAAAAAGAACTGATAGAGGTATTAAAAGTAGAAATGATCTTTTTGTTTTAAGATATACTACCATGCCTGCTGTGTTAGTTGAATGTGGCTTTTTAAGTAACTCAGAAGAAAGAGAATTGTTATGTGATGATAATTATAGAGATGATCTTGTTGCTGCTATTTTCTGTGGTATAAGTAAGTATTTTAAAATTTAA